A single Venturia canescens isolate UGA chromosome 1, ASM1945775v1, whole genome shotgun sequence DNA region contains:
- the LOC122405972 gene encoding elongation of very long chain fatty acids protein AAEL008004-like produces MATIIKALLRGYHYMNDEISDPRTSNWFLIGSPWPGALIIFSYLYFVQVCGPRWMINKKPYNLYSIMQIYNVVQIALSAYLLYKALELGWLGYYNFTCEPVDYSMNPRSLEIASTVWLYFIVKIIDLLDTVFFVLRKKQNQVSFLHVYHHAGMVFGGWAAVKYLPGGHVTFLGLINSFVHVVMYTHYLVTSLKIGKPWWKKYVTQLQLAQFILVLYHFAQLLWIPDCGFPKWPAAIFIPQNLFMIVLFSDFYYKTYIKKRPHGFKEHNHENGVKESPTNGKSKIQ; encoded by the exons ATGGCAACGATAATCAAAGCTTTGCTTCGAGGCTACCACTACATGAATGATGAAATATCAG ATCCTAGAACGTCCAACTGGTTCTTAATAGGTTCACCATGGCCTGGTGCACTAATTATCTTTTCTTACCTATATTTCGTCCAAGTTTGTGGACCCCGATGGATGATTAACAAAAAACCATACAATTTGTACAGTATAATGCAGATATACAATGTCGTGCAGATAGCACTAAGTGCGTATTTACTTTACAAG GCACTGGAACTTGGGTGGCTAGGATATTACAATTTCACATGTGAGCCCGTCGATTACTCAATGAATCCTCGATCGCTAGAG ATCGCGTCGACCGTGTGGCTGTATTTCATTGTCAAAATCATTGACCTTCTGGATACGGTATTTTTTGTACTgcgaaagaaacaaaatcaaGTCTCGTTCCTCCATGTATATCATCACGCTGGTATGGTCTTCGGTGGTTGGGCTGCCGTCAAGTATCTTCCCGGTGGCCATGTCACATTTTTAG gcTTGATCAATTCCTTTGTTCACGTGGTAATGTACACTCACTATCTGGTAACATCGTTGAAGATTGGAAAACCATGGTGGAAAAAATACGTAACTCAACTTCAACTAGCACAGTTTATTCTCGTACTCTATCATTTCGCCCAGTTGCTCTGGATACCGGACTGCGGATTTCCAAAATGGCCAGCCGCCATCTTCATACCTCAGAATCTCTTCATGATCGTTCTTTTCTccgatttttattataaaacctATATCAAGAAACGACCCCACGGATTCAAAgagcataatcatgaaaatggaGTGAAAGAATCACCCACGAACGGAAAATCCAAAATCCAATAG
- the LOC122410251 gene encoding elongation of very long chain fatty acids protein AAEL008004-like, which translates to MAAIITALARGYVYFNDEVSDPRTRDWFLMKAPWSILAFTASYIYFVQTLGPRWMANKKPYNLDRIMQIYNVVQIGLSAYLFWQSLALGWFRHYNFTCEPVDYSIEPRQVAIAWTVWLFLLVKIIDCLDTIFFVLRKKQNQVTFLHVYHHSGMILGTWIAVKYLAGGHITFMGFINSFVHLVMYSYYLLTSLKLGKLWWKKYLTQLQLAQFIAILYHFSQLLWVPDCGFPLWPIAILIPQNIFMIVLFADFYYKTYIKKRPEKISTENSKGDVTKETKVQ; encoded by the exons ATGGCTGCAATAATAACTGCTTTAGCTAGAGGCTACGTTTATTTCAATGATGAAGTATCAG ATCCAAGAACGCGAGACTGGTTTTTGATGAAAGCACCATGGTCCATATTGGCCTTTACTGCATCATATATCTACTTCGTGCAGACACTAGGTCCACGATGGATGGCCAATAAGAAGCCCTACAATCTAGACAGGATAATGCAAATTTATAATGTTGTTCAAATCGGTCTTAGTGCATATTTATTTTGGCAG TCACTAGCTCTTGGCTGGTTTAGGCATTATAATTTTACGTGTGAACCGGTCGATTATTCAATCGAGCCACGCCAAGTTGCG ATCGCCTGGACAGTGTGGCTTTTCCTCCTCGTCAAAATCATCGATTGTCTTGATACTATATTTTTTGTACtacgaaagaaacaaaatcagGTGACGTTTCTTCACGTGTACCATCACAGTGGCATGATCTTGGGAACTTGGATCGCTGTCAAATATCTTGCCGGTGGACACATCACATTTATGG GTTTTATAAACTCCTTCGTACATTTGGTAATGTACAGCTACTATCTATTGACATCACTGAAGCTTGGAAAACTGTGGTGGAAAAAATACCTTACGCAGTTACAATTGGCACAATTTATTGCCATACTGTATCATTTTTCCCAATTGCTATGGGTCCCTGACTGCGGATTTCCATTATGGCCAATAGCTATCTTAATaccacaaaatatttttatgatcgTTCTTTTCGCGGATTTCTATTACAAGACGTACATTAAAAAAAGACCGGAAAAAATCTCCACCGAAAATTCCAAAGGAGACGTTACGAAAGAAACCAAAGTCCAATAG
- the LOC122412712 gene encoding elongation of very long chain fatty acids protein AAEL008004-like, whose protein sequence is MGIVDWYNDVMQNKIDPRTSDWFMVTGPGPLLMIVMSYIYFSTSAGPRYMRDKKPYTLRNTLIFYNFTQVVLSIILVYEGYSAGWLWKYRFSCEPVDRSMDPTAIRMARAVWLYYICKLIELLDTVFFVLRKKQRQISFLHVYHHALMPIAAWIGVRFFPGGHATLLGFINSFIHILMYTYYMLSAMGPQIQKYLWWKKYLTSLQLIQFSIVFVQNIPGAFTNCHFPKELAYLLLINAFLFIYMFGSFYVKNYRSSRSIGETNKNSNSTVDTHRRMNNVKTD, encoded by the exons ATGGGAATCGTCGATTGGTACAATGACGTCATGCAAAATAAGATCG ATCCACGGACGAGTGACTGGTTCATGGTTACCGGACCAGGACCTTTGCTCATGATCGTTATGTCGTACATATACTTCAGCACGTCGGCAGGACCCCGATACATGCGTGACAAGAAACCGTACACCCTCAGGAATACTCTCATTTTTTACAACTTCACACAGGTCGTACTCAGCATCATACTGGTTTACGAAGGTTATAGCGCTGGTTGGCTATGGAAGTATCGATTCTCGTGCGAACCGGTCGATCGATCGATGGATCCAACTGCGATCAGG ATGGCACGCGCTGTGTGGCTGTACTACATATGTAAATTGATCGAGCTCCTCGACAcagttttcttcgttttacgGAAGAAACAACGTCAAATATCATTTCTTCACGTATATCACCATGCACTGATGCCCATCGCCGCATGGATAGGCGTAAGATTTTTCCCCGGCGGACATGCCACGCTGCTCGGTTTcataaattcatttattcacaTATTAATGTACACGTATTACATGCTTTCGGCAATGGGACCCCagatacaaaaatatttgtggtGGAAAAAGTATCTTACGTCTCTCCAGCTCATCCAATTTTCCATAGTCTTCGTACAAAATATTCCGGGCGCATTTACCAATTGCCATTTCCCAAAAGAGCTCGCTTACCTGTTGTTGATAAACGCGTTTCTCTTCATTTACATGTTCGGCTcgttttatgtgaaaaattatcgtaGCTCAAGGTCAATCGGTGAAACTAACAAAAATTCTAATAGCACTGTCGACACTCATCGGCGAATGAATAATGTTAAGACCGATTGA
- the Drep4 gene encoding DNA fragmentation factor subunit beta: protein MSSLLANCFRKLTEAPTKHELRGFKVTDINRTRKFGVACRSLQELKRKACTKLNVTNDLAEINIFLLDGALIDEDYFHTLEPQTTLVLQRPGEQMLSDADLLYETLRRVNIDFLTVGDKAAKFLTENLKRKVAVIHGVLNRDDTKTLYNNRDEHPEWFRGLETNVTTKEAYLHRRCQDRIRNYLYKTIEQIKESETWTNNRQARLRLHHVIEYFKMQLRKDHYFGYYFDRSCSSQANCEDEVDRIGNRENDCYEHCPCKLGYYEDDEETETEAVNEPTFEDTTATVEDETDARRITRLSDSGESTGRKPTANRTEKATCPFKLVTRSKEEQVSLCDANGEFRCEGMWNLERCSYGERHQINPYRSHEELVIFSTWNLDHKIERSRTLVPQLLKVSEQEIINDEDVISLYDNLFTVKNLRLVHIVCHDKGTHK from the exons ATGTCTTCGCTTCTAGCTAATTGCTTCAGGAAATTGACCGAGGCTCCGACGAAACATGAG CTCCGAGGCTTCAAAGTGACTGATATAAATCGTACCCGGAAATTTGGTGTTGCGTGTCGAAGTCTCCAGGAGTTGAAAAGAAAGGCATGCACAAAGTTAAAC GTTACGAACGACCTTGCGGAAATAAACATTTTCCTTCTCGATGGAGCTCTCATCGACGAGGATTATTTTCACACCCTCGAGCCTCAGACGACTCTGGTTCTTCAGCGACCCGGTGAACAAATGCTTTCCG ACGCTGATCTACTCTACGAAACCCTGAGGCgagtaaacattgatttcctCACGGTTGGCGATAAGGCTGCCAAGTTCCTTACAGAGAACCTTAAACGAAAGGTTGCTGTTATCCACGGCGTGCTCAATCGCGACGACACCAAAACCCTGTACAACAACAGGGATGAACATCCGGAGTGGTTTCGCGGTCTGGAGACCAATGTCACTACCAAG GAGGCATACTTGCATCGAAGATGTCAGGATAGAATACGGAATTATTTGTACAAGACGATTGAGCAGATAAAAGAGTCGGAAACGTGGACGAACAACCGTCAAGCGCGACTTCGCCTTCATCACGTGATCGAATACTTCAAGATGCAGCTCCGAAAAGACCATTACTTCGGTTATTATTTCGATCGAAGCTGTAGTTCTCAAGCAAACTGTGAAGACGAGGTCGATCGAATTGGCAATCGAGAAAACGATTGTTACGAACATTGCCCATGCAAGTTGGGCTATTATGAGGATGATGAGGAGACCGAAACTGAGGCAGTGAACGAACCGACATTCGAAGATACTACAGCTACAGTTGAAGATGAAACTGACGCTCGAAGAATCACACGACTTTCAGATTCTGGGGAATCAACGGGCAGGAAACCCACTGCCAACAGAACGGAAAAAGCGACATGTCCTTTTAAGCTAGTCACGCGTAGCAAGGAAGAACAAGTTTCTCTTTGCGATGCCAATGGCGAATTCAGGTGCGAGGGTATGTGGAATCTTGAACGTTGCTCGTATGGTGAGAGACACCAAATCAATCCGTATAGATCACATGAAGAATTAGTGATCTTTTCAACTTGGAATCTTGACCACAA AATCGAGAGATCCAGAACTCTCGTGCCACAGTTACTGAAGGTCTCCGAGCAGGAAATTATAAATGACGAAGATGTTATAAGTCTCTACGATAACTTATTTACCGTCAAAAATTTGCGTCTCGTGCATATTGTTTGTCACGACAAGGGAACTCACAAGTAA